Proteins encoded in a region of the Pseudomonas denitrificans (nom. rej.) genome:
- a CDS encoding DUF3302 domain-containing protein, giving the protein MLDYFALGVLIFVGLVLFYGIIVLHDIPYEIAVHRNHPHQDAIHAAGWVSLFTLHALWPFLWIWAMLYREDRGWGFHHGKTPAQEAQYLEQQLAELRQRLDALEGRQNSPAAPATTQPGGEG; this is encoded by the coding sequence ATGCTCGACTATTTTGCGCTGGGGGTACTGATCTTTGTCGGATTGGTACTGTTCTACGGGATCATCGTGCTGCACGACATTCCTTATGAGATTGCGGTACACCGCAACCATCCCCACCAGGACGCGATCCACGCGGCCGGCTGGGTAAGCCTTTTCACGCTGCATGCGCTGTGGCCGTTCCTGTGGATCTGGGCCATGTTGTACCGCGAGGACCGGGGTTGGGGCTTCCATCACGGCAAGACGCCGGCGCAGGAGGCGCAATACCTGGAACAGCAGCTGGCCGAGCTGCGTCAGCGCCTGGATGCGCTGGAAGGCCGCCAGAACTCGCCTGCCGCACCGGCGACCACTCAACCGGGCGGGGAGGGCTGA
- a CDS encoding quinone oxidoreductase family protein, with the protein MAKAVRFYETGGPEVLRYEDVEVGEPGPGQVRIRHVAVGLNYADTYFRNGTYAVPLPSGMGVEAAGVVVAVGEGVTNVVPGDRVTYTGFINTLGAYSTERLVPAAPLIRLPENIAFETAAAMTMRGLTSAYLLRRIHDFKPGQSILLHAAAGGVGLIVSQWAKLLGLRVIGTVSSDAKAEIAFAHGCEHVINYSQEGVAERVRELTDGRGVDVVFDSVGKDTFMTSLESLKRRGLMVCVGTASGPIPPFDPVLLAMKGSLFLTRPALADYIADPAEKAALLDELFTHVGNGDIRIEINQHYALEDAVQAHRDLESRKTTGSSIFVI; encoded by the coding sequence ATGGCCAAAGCCGTTCGTTTCTATGAAACAGGGGGACCCGAAGTCCTGCGTTACGAGGACGTGGAGGTCGGCGAGCCCGGCCCGGGGCAAGTGCGCATTCGCCATGTGGCGGTGGGCCTGAACTACGCGGACACCTATTTCCGCAATGGCACCTACGCCGTTCCGCTGCCCAGCGGCATGGGCGTGGAAGCCGCCGGCGTGGTGGTGGCGGTGGGCGAGGGCGTGACCAACGTCGTGCCCGGTGACCGAGTCACCTACACCGGCTTCATCAACACCCTCGGCGCCTACAGCACCGAGCGCCTGGTACCGGCGGCGCCGCTGATCCGTCTGCCGGAGAACATCGCCTTCGAGACCGCCGCCGCCATGACCATGCGCGGCCTGACCTCGGCCTACCTGCTGCGTCGCATACACGACTTCAAGCCGGGCCAGAGCATCCTGCTGCACGCCGCCGCCGGCGGTGTCGGTCTGATCGTCTCGCAGTGGGCCAAGCTGCTCGGCCTGCGGGTGATCGGCACCGTCTCCAGCGACGCCAAGGCCGAGATCGCCTTCGCCCACGGTTGCGAGCACGTCATCAACTACAGCCAGGAAGGCGTCGCCGAGCGCGTGCGCGAACTGACCGATGGCCGTGGTGTGGACGTGGTCTTCGACAGCGTCGGCAAGGACACCTTCATGACCTCTCTGGAGTCGCTCAAGCGTCGTGGCCTGATGGTCTGCGTCGGCACCGCCTCGGGCCCGATCCCGCCGTTCGATCCGGTGCTGCTGGCGATGAAGGGCTCGCTCTTCCTCACTCGTCCGGCCCTGGCCGACTACATCGCCGACCCGGCGGAAAAGGCGGCGCTGCTGGATGAGCTGTTCACCCACGTGGGCAACGGCGACATCCGCATCGAGATCAACCAGCACTATGCGCTGGAAGATGCCGTGCAGGCCCACCGCGACCTCGAGTCGCGCAAGACCACCGGCTCGTCGATCTTCGTCATCTGA
- a CDS encoding ABC transporter permease produces the protein MSAGGFWRRLASLTRKEVRQLVRDRSNLLIGIGLPIALILIFGYGLSLDVKRAIVAIVLDDPSPVARDVAAGISRTEYLEPHLVRSFAEGEALMKAREVDALVQFPADFTRRLNDGNAQVQVLVQGSDATRAASVSTYVSSALAGYGEKQADRSAGSTAQSTDQRGAVTIVQRMWFNAANTSTWYLVPGLIVLIMTLVGAFLTALVMAREWERGTLEALFVTPVRPVEILLAKIIPCFGIGMIGLALCLLAARFLFDVPIYGSFVVLVIASMLYMLVALGIGLLISAVTKNQFLASQIALLASFLPAMMLSGFIFDLRNVPTAIRVIGNLLPATYFMELVKSLFLAGDFWPMILKNCAILAAYAVALLGLARMVTRKRLD, from the coding sequence ATGAGCGCCGGCGGCTTCTGGCGGCGCCTCGCCTCGCTGACGCGCAAGGAAGTGCGGCAGCTGGTGCGCGACCGCAGCAACCTGCTGATCGGCATCGGCCTGCCCATCGCGCTGATCCTGATCTTCGGCTACGGCCTGTCGCTGGACGTGAAGCGCGCCATCGTCGCCATCGTCCTCGACGACCCGTCCCCCGTGGCCCGCGACGTGGCTGCCGGGATCAGCCGCACCGAGTACCTGGAGCCTCACCTGGTGCGCTCCTTCGCCGAAGGCGAGGCGCTGATGAAGGCGCGCGAGGTGGACGCGCTGGTGCAGTTCCCTGCCGATTTCACCCGCCGCCTGAACGACGGCAATGCGCAGGTCCAGGTACTTGTGCAGGGCTCGGATGCCACCCGCGCCGCCAGCGTCTCCACCTACGTCAGCAGCGCCCTGGCCGGCTATGGCGAGAAGCAGGCCGACCGCAGCGCCGGCAGCACGGCCCAATCCACGGATCAGCGCGGCGCGGTCACCATCGTCCAGCGCATGTGGTTCAACGCCGCCAACACCAGCACCTGGTACCTGGTGCCGGGGCTGATCGTGCTGATCATGACCCTGGTCGGCGCCTTTCTCACCGCGCTGGTGATGGCTCGCGAATGGGAGCGCGGCACGCTGGAGGCGCTGTTCGTCACGCCGGTGCGGCCGGTGGAAATCCTCCTGGCGAAGATCATCCCCTGCTTCGGCATCGGCATGATCGGCCTCGCCCTGTGCCTGCTCGCCGCGCGTTTCCTGTTCGACGTGCCGATCTACGGCTCCTTCGTCGTGCTGGTGATCGCCTCGATGCTCTACATGCTGGTGGCGCTGGGCATCGGCCTGCTGATCTCGGCGGTGACCAAGAACCAGTTCCTCGCCAGCCAGATCGCCCTGCTCGCCAGCTTCCTGCCGGCGATGATGCTCTCGGGCTTCATCTTCGACCTGCGCAACGTGCCAACCGCGATCCGGGTGATCGGCAACCTGCTGCCGGCAACCTACTTCATGGAGCTGGTGAAATCCCTGTTCCTGGCCGGCGACTTCTGGCCGATGATCCTCAAGAACTGCGCCATCCTCGCCGCCTACGCCGTCGCCCTGCTGGGCCTGGCGCGGATGGTGACGCGCAAGCGGCTGGACTGA
- a CDS encoding HlyD family efflux transporter periplasmic adaptor subunit, with protein MPKKLVLVALVALLLGGGLWWYLQSRESDDKRLVLYGNVDIRQVSLAFTGSERIAKMNVEEGDVVKAGDVLASLDTRALRLQIDKARAQIAAQEQNLLRLKNGSRPEDIDRAKAQDKAARAQLDLANTQLRRLQSIRANSPGGRAVSQQDIDSATSQQKVAQAELEDRQKSLRLAQIGPRAEDIAQADAQLAAARADVALLQHNLDEADLKAPQNATVRSRLLEPGDMASPQRPVYSLALTDPKWIRAYVSETNLGRIKPGMKTQVFTDSHPDQAIDGHIGFISSVAEFTPKSVQTEELRTSLVYEVRVLVADPDNRLRLGMPATVRFADEPR; from the coding sequence ATGCCTAAGAAGCTGGTGCTGGTGGCGCTCGTTGCGCTGCTGCTGGGGGGCGGGCTGTGGTGGTACCTGCAGTCCCGCGAAAGTGATGACAAACGCCTGGTGCTCTACGGCAACGTGGACATCCGTCAGGTGTCGCTGGCCTTCACCGGCAGCGAGCGCATCGCGAAGATGAATGTCGAGGAAGGCGACGTGGTGAAAGCCGGCGACGTGCTGGCCAGCCTGGACACCCGCGCCCTGCGCCTGCAGATCGACAAGGCCCGGGCACAGATTGCCGCCCAGGAGCAGAACCTGCTGCGCCTGAAGAACGGCTCGCGCCCCGAGGACATCGACCGGGCGAAAGCCCAGGACAAGGCCGCTCGCGCCCAGCTCGACCTTGCCAACACCCAGTTGCGCCGGCTGCAGAGCATCCGCGCCAACAGCCCCGGCGGCCGCGCCGTCAGCCAGCAGGACATCGACAGCGCCACCTCGCAGCAGAAGGTCGCCCAGGCCGAGCTGGAAGACCGGCAGAAGTCCCTGCGCCTGGCGCAGATCGGCCCGCGCGCGGAAGACATCGCCCAGGCCGACGCCCAGCTCGCCGCCGCCCGTGCGGACGTGGCGCTGCTGCAGCACAACCTCGATGAAGCCGACCTCAAGGCGCCGCAGAACGCCACCGTGCGCTCGCGCCTGCTGGAGCCCGGCGACATGGCCTCGCCGCAGCGCCCGGTGTACTCCCTGGCGCTGACCGATCCGAAGTGGATTCGCGCCTACGTCAGCGAAACCAACCTGGGCCGCATCAAGCCCGGCATGAAAACCCAGGTGTTCACCGACAGCCACCCGGACCAGGCCATCGACGGCCATATCGGCTTCATTTCCTCGGTGGCCGAGTTCACCCCGAAATCGGTGCAGACCGAGGAGCTGCGCACCAGCCTCGTCTACGAGGTGCGCGTGCTGGTGGCCGACCCGGACAACCGCCTGCGCCTGGGCATGCCGGCCACGGTGCGCTTCGCCGACGAGCCGCGCTGA
- a CDS encoding DUF3313 domain-containing protein, whose translation MKSYVALLSLLLLPFLQGCAEKQVQPEEYSGFLYDYSRLTEQENAAGTKVLAWIDPKLNLMNYRSIVIERSQFYPAPKATDQLSQATMTQITDYYDKALRRELGQVLQVVDKPGPGTLVLRPAITAVSSHTQSLKPYEVIPIALIAAGVSTATGIRDQDTQIATEAAILDGPSSRVVAQVVRKGTGHALENDSQAMAASDFKGVLDGWARDMRLTYSKLRELK comes from the coding sequence ATGAAGTCCTATGTCGCGTTGTTGTCCCTGCTGCTGTTGCCGTTTCTGCAAGGCTGCGCGGAAAAACAGGTCCAGCCGGAGGAATACTCCGGCTTCCTGTATGACTACTCCCGTCTCACCGAACAGGAAAACGCCGCGGGCACCAAGGTCCTGGCCTGGATCGACCCCAAGCTGAACCTGATGAACTACCGCAGCATCGTCATCGAGCGCTCGCAGTTCTACCCGGCGCCCAAGGCCACCGATCAGCTCTCGCAAGCGACCATGACGCAGATCACCGACTACTACGACAAGGCGCTGCGCCGCGAGCTGGGCCAGGTGCTGCAGGTCGTCGACAAGCCCGGCCCGGGCACCCTGGTGCTACGTCCGGCGATCACCGCGGTGAGCAGCCACACCCAGTCGCTCAAACCCTATGAAGTCATTCCGATCGCCCTGATCGCCGCCGGGGTCAGCACCGCTACCGGCATCCGCGACCAGGACACCCAGATCGCCACCGAAGCGGCGATTCTCGACGGCCCCTCCAGCCGTGTGGTCGCCCAGGTAGTGCGCAAAGGCACCGGGCATGCGCTGGAGAACGACAGCCAGGCCATGGCCGCCAGCGACTTCAAGGGCGTGCTCGACGGCTGGGCCCGCGACATGCGCCTGACCTACAGCAAATTGCGCGAACTCAAGTAG
- a CDS encoding HlyD family secretion protein has protein sequence MDLLLILTYTAFCVAIFKIFRIPLNKWTVPTAALGGIVLIGTLIFLMNYNHPYSEVARTYFVTTPVIPVVTGQVVEVPVKGNEIIEKGAVLFRIDPKPFQLKLDSLKAQLVSARADQARARELALRNVGNKRDVDLTTARVDDLNAQVALAQFNLDNTVVRAPSRGFVSHVSLRPGMMASRLPLRPSMVFVPDEGPYFTAWMRQNSQLRLTVGDEAEVAFDGIPGRVFAGTVDKVLPVIGEGQVQPSGTLISYTGSPPPGRVPVLIKITDPDFAQYASIMPGGSYGQAALYSEHFHHVAIMRKILLRMAAWMNYIFPFH, from the coding sequence ATGGACCTGTTGCTGATCCTCACCTACACAGCCTTCTGCGTCGCCATCTTCAAGATCTTCCGCATCCCGCTGAACAAGTGGACGGTACCTACCGCCGCGCTCGGCGGCATCGTGCTGATCGGTACGCTGATCTTCCTGATGAACTACAACCACCCGTATTCCGAGGTGGCGCGCACCTACTTCGTCACCACGCCGGTGATCCCGGTGGTTACCGGGCAAGTGGTGGAGGTGCCGGTCAAGGGGAACGAGATCATCGAGAAGGGAGCCGTGCTGTTCCGCATCGATCCCAAACCCTTCCAGCTCAAGCTGGATTCGCTTAAGGCGCAACTGGTCTCGGCGCGCGCCGACCAGGCCCGCGCCCGTGAGCTGGCGCTGCGCAACGTCGGCAACAAGCGCGACGTGGACCTGACCACCGCCCGCGTCGATGACCTCAACGCGCAGGTGGCCCTGGCTCAGTTCAACCTGGACAACACCGTGGTGCGCGCGCCCTCGCGGGGCTTCGTCAGCCACGTGTCGCTGCGTCCCGGGATGATGGCCAGCCGCTTGCCGCTGCGCCCCTCGATGGTCTTCGTACCGGATGAAGGTCCGTATTTCACCGCCTGGATGCGCCAGAACAGCCAGCTGCGCCTGACCGTCGGCGACGAGGCCGAAGTCGCCTTCGACGGCATACCCGGCAGGGTCTTCGCCGGCACCGTGGACAAGGTCCTGCCGGTGATCGGCGAGGGCCAGGTGCAGCCTTCCGGCACCCTGATCAGCTACACCGGCTCCCCGCCGCCGGGTCGGGTACCGGTGTTGATCAAGATCACCGACCCGGATTTCGCCCAGTACGCCAGCATCATGCCCGGCGGCTCCTACGGCCAGGCGGCGCTCTACAGCGAGCATTTCCACCATGTGGCGATCATGCGCAAGATCCTCCTGCGCATGGCGGCCTGGATGAACTACATCTTCCCGTTCCACTGA
- a CDS encoding ATP-binding cassette domain-containing protein: MSDAPVIRAEGLAKHFLVKESGKTVQALKDISLDIPRGQLTALVGPDGAGKTTFLRLVAGLLQADAGTLTVLDVDVHAHPQQVQDRISYMPQRFGLYEDLSVQENLDLYADLHGVPHKERQERYQRLLEMTDLARFTDRPAGKLSGGMKQKLGLACTLVRSPDLLLLDEPTVGVDPLSRRELWEIIQQLIEQEQLSVLVSTSYMDEAERCAEVFLLHQGQLMAKGDPASIREHADNLCFIATPPADEPARTLQARLLDDHQNIVDAVPQSGEVRFIRQSDADQGKLEQMLDGAPVRQVDARLEDGFMFLLRARSDAEAVDMESLKAGTHRHDDSNEAVIEVKDLVRKFGDFTAVASTSFSVRRGEIFGLLGPNGAGKTTTFRMLCGLLPATSGTLQVAGVNLRHARAQARRKVGYVSQKFSLYGNLSVAENLRFFGGAYGLGGKRLSQRMDAVSRQFDLSGQEDSPSGQLPGGFKQRLAMAVGLLHEPEILFLDEPTSGADPLARRGFWQRITALAASGTTIIITTHFMEEAEYCDRIVIQDAGKLLAMGTPQEVREQAGGKGSTLNMEQAFIQIVESNRLESNRVESNRHQAKAGAA; the protein is encoded by the coding sequence ATGTCTGACGCTCCAGTAATTCGCGCCGAGGGCCTAGCCAAGCACTTTCTGGTGAAAGAGTCGGGCAAGACCGTGCAGGCGCTCAAGGACATCAGCCTGGACATCCCGCGCGGCCAGCTCACCGCGCTGGTGGGCCCGGACGGCGCCGGCAAGACCACCTTCCTGCGTCTGGTCGCCGGACTGCTGCAGGCCGACGCCGGCACGCTCACGGTGCTGGACGTGGACGTCCACGCCCACCCGCAGCAGGTGCAGGACCGTATCAGCTACATGCCGCAGCGCTTCGGCCTCTACGAGGACCTGAGCGTGCAGGAGAACCTCGACCTCTACGCCGACCTCCACGGCGTGCCGCACAAGGAGCGCCAGGAGCGCTACCAGCGCCTGCTGGAGATGACCGACCTGGCACGTTTCACCGATCGCCCGGCGGGCAAGCTCTCCGGCGGCATGAAACAGAAGCTGGGCCTGGCCTGCACCCTGGTGCGTTCGCCGGACCTGCTGCTGCTCGACGAGCCCACCGTCGGCGTCGATCCGCTGTCGCGCCGCGAGCTGTGGGAGATCATCCAGCAGCTGATCGAGCAGGAGCAGCTCAGCGTGCTGGTCTCCACCTCCTACATGGACGAAGCCGAGCGCTGCGCCGAAGTCTTCCTGCTGCACCAGGGCCAGCTGATGGCCAAGGGCGACCCGGCGTCGATCCGCGAACACGCCGACAACCTCTGTTTCATCGCCACTCCGCCCGCCGACGAGCCCGCGCGCACCCTGCAGGCGCGGCTGCTGGACGACCACCAGAACATCGTCGACGCGGTGCCGCAGTCCGGCGAGGTGCGTTTCATCCGTCAGTCGGACGCCGACCAGGGCAAGCTCGAGCAGATGCTCGACGGCGCACCGGTACGCCAGGTGGACGCGCGCCTGGAAGACGGCTTCATGTTCCTCCTGCGCGCCCGCAGCGATGCCGAAGCCGTCGACATGGAATCCCTGAAAGCCGGTACTCACCGTCATGACGACAGCAACGAAGCAGTGATCGAAGTGAAGGACCTGGTGCGCAAGTTCGGCGACTTCACCGCCGTCGCCAGCACCAGCTTCAGCGTGCGCCGCGGGGAAATCTTCGGCCTGCTCGGGCCCAACGGCGCCGGCAAGACCACCACCTTCCGCATGCTCTGCGGGCTGCTGCCGGCCACCAGCGGCACTCTGCAGGTCGCCGGGGTCAACCTGCGCCACGCGCGGGCCCAGGCGCGGCGCAAAGTCGGCTACGTGTCGCAGAAGTTCTCCCTCTACGGCAACCTCTCGGTCGCCGAGAACCTGCGCTTCTTCGGCGGCGCCTATGGCCTGGGCGGCAAGCGCCTGAGCCAGCGAATGGACGCGGTGTCCCGGCAGTTCGACCTCAGCGGCCAGGAGGACTCGCCCAGCGGCCAGCTGCCCGGCGGCTTCAAGCAGCGCCTGGCGATGGCGGTCGGGCTGCTCCACGAGCCGGAAATCCTCTTTCTCGACGAACCCACCAGCGGCGCCGATCCCCTCGCCCGCCGGGGCTTCTGGCAGCGCATCACGGCGCTGGCGGCCTCCGGCACCACCATCATCATCACCACCCACTTCATGGAAGAGGCCGAGTACTGCGACCGCATCGTCATCCAGGATGCCGGCAAGCTGCTGGCCATGGGCACCCCGCAGGAAGTCCGCGAACAGGCCGGCGGCAAGGGCAGCACGCTGAACATGGAGCAGGCTTTTATCCAGATCGTTGAAAGCAATCGCCTTGAGAGCAATCGCGTCGAAAGCAACCGCCATCAGGCCAAGGCGGGCGCGGCATGA